A portion of the Parasedimentitalea marina genome contains these proteins:
- a CDS encoding putative hydro-lyase — protein MTLQTTSYSDLVNVSPELVRTAIRSGSYTGHTAGLAAGKLQCNLAILPECYALDFLRFCQRNPKPCPVVAVSDSGDANLPTLGPDIDIRTDVSKYRVFKDGAFAEEVDDIQALWADDLVTVALGCSFTFENALLRNDIPVRHIETGLNVPMFRSNIDLEPAGPFAGKMVVTMRPIPKEQVEQAREISARYPHAHGAPIAIGDPAQIGIADLSQPDWGDAVEIKAGEVPVYWACGVTPQNVLLDAKLPLCMTHSPGHMLISDVAENAETTILPPKK, from the coding sequence ATGACCTTACAAACCACCTCATATTCAGATCTTGTAAACGTTTCTCCTGAACTGGTTCGAACAGCTATTAGGAGTGGATCATACACCGGCCACACAGCGGGACTCGCCGCTGGAAAACTCCAATGCAATCTCGCTATTCTTCCTGAATGCTATGCGTTGGACTTTCTTCGGTTCTGTCAGAGGAACCCAAAACCCTGCCCCGTTGTGGCGGTAAGCGATAGTGGTGATGCAAACCTGCCAACGCTTGGACCTGACATAGATATTCGAACGGATGTTTCGAAATATCGTGTCTTCAAAGACGGTGCCTTTGCCGAGGAAGTCGACGACATCCAAGCGTTGTGGGCCGATGACTTGGTCACTGTTGCTTTGGGCTGCTCGTTCACATTTGAAAACGCGCTTTTGCGCAATGACATCCCCGTCCGGCACATTGAAACAGGCCTTAATGTGCCGATGTTCCGCTCAAACATCGATCTTGAACCAGCAGGCCCGTTCGCGGGCAAAATGGTTGTGACCATGCGCCCGATCCCCAAAGAGCAGGTCGAACAAGCTCGTGAAATCAGCGCACGTTACCCCCATGCCCACGGCGCACCTATTGCGATTGGCGACCCCGCCCAGATCGGCATCGCAGACCTATCGCAGCCAGATTGGGGCGATGCCGTTGAAATCAAGGCTGGCGAAGTGCCCGTCTACTGGGCCTGTGGTGTGACCCCCCAGAATGTCCTTTTGGATGCAAAACTGCCCCTTTGTATGACCCACTCTCCCGGCCACATGCTGATCTCGGACGTGGCCGAGAATGCCGAAACAACCATCCTTCCACCAAAAAAATAA
- a CDS encoding DUF4331 family protein, with product MKTKSAKATLSISVVSLVAASLSGAVQASGHFISGLQDQYPAYDLNDTYVFQSSNDGYTTIIASANPSLPGTNTSPAGVIFGNEGLYNLHIAQDGEFQSGITLVFSFEGKNVEVGEASAPNAPVGETGEQLGSGIVGGTLELPNGIRVWTGRGEDPFFGNGVGLAKFNAAKQAGNFAPEVFKEDGDLFIGATASFVVVDVPNTLLGDEVKVFTTTAVPHKDEWVQVDRHANVLFPYVFLSDTPAVQEDHGQHRPDLDIEERRQAIVNNVFWAVSASQAIKGNPVEYAGKVADMVMPDVLTYRPGTEASYAVDGLNGRALHDDAMNTVLHLMAGVEVDDNADDTKRYADQFPYIVPVN from the coding sequence ATGAAAACCAAATCAGCAAAAGCCACCTTGAGCATATCAGTAGTGTCCTTGGTAGCCGCTAGCCTGTCTGGCGCCGTGCAAGCTTCCGGGCACTTTATTTCAGGTTTGCAGGACCAATATCCGGCCTATGATCTCAATGACACCTATGTGTTTCAGTCCAGCAACGACGGTTACACGACCATAATCGCCTCGGCCAATCCCAGCCTGCCGGGCACAAACACCTCACCAGCAGGCGTCATCTTTGGAAACGAGGGTCTCTACAATCTCCATATTGCCCAGGATGGAGAATTCCAGTCCGGCATAACCCTAGTGTTCTCCTTCGAAGGGAAAAATGTCGAAGTTGGCGAGGCCAGCGCCCCCAATGCTCCTGTGGGAGAGACAGGAGAGCAACTAGGTAGCGGCATTGTAGGTGGCACCCTGGAACTGCCGAATGGCATCCGGGTGTGGACAGGGCGAGGAGAGGACCCGTTCTTTGGCAATGGCGTTGGCCTGGCCAAATTCAACGCTGCGAAGCAGGCCGGTAACTTTGCCCCGGAGGTATTTAAGGAAGACGGCGACCTGTTCATTGGAGCAACCGCCAGTTTTGTCGTTGTGGACGTCCCCAACACGCTTCTAGGCGACGAGGTCAAAGTCTTCACGACCACAGCTGTGCCCCACAAGGACGAGTGGGTCCAGGTCGATCGGCACGCCAATGTGCTGTTTCCCTATGTCTTTCTGTCTGACACTCCCGCTGTTCAGGAAGACCACGGACAGCACCGCCCTGACCTGGACATCGAAGAACGCCGCCAGGCAATTGTGAACAATGTCTTCTGGGCAGTCTCCGCCTCGCAGGCAATCAAGGGGAACCCAGTGGAGTACGCGGGTAAGGTTGCCGACATGGTCATGCCCGACGTGCTGACCTACCGCCCGGGCACAGAGGCCAGTTATGCGGTAGATGGCTTGAACGGTCGGGCGCTGCATGATGACGCGATGAACACCGTCCTGCATCTAATGGCCGGTGTTGAGGTGGACGACAATGCTGACGACACCAAGCGCTATGCGGATCAGTTTCCATACATCGTTCCTGTGAACTGA
- a CDS encoding AzlD domain-containing protein, producing the protein MNFSFWMLIIVLAVAAFSIRVLGLFAGDTIRSSRFSWVLDDLPGLIVVALVASSLAGQSIGTWLAAAAALGVAYVTNHVIMTMCVGVAAYGVLVWIGL; encoded by the coding sequence GTGAATTTCTCTTTTTGGATGTTGATCATTGTTCTCGCGGTTGCTGCGTTCTCTATCAGAGTGTTAGGCCTTTTTGCTGGCGATACAATCAGGTCTTCTCGGTTCTCGTGGGTGCTGGATGACTTGCCGGGTCTTATCGTCGTAGCACTAGTGGCATCATCGCTTGCTGGTCAGTCCATCGGAACTTGGCTTGCCGCAGCTGCTGCGCTCGGCGTCGCATATGTCACCAACCACGTGATTATGACGATGTGTGTTGGCGTTGCTGCATACGGGGTGCTGGTGTGGATTGGGCTATGA
- a CDS encoding TRAP transporter substrate-binding protein encodes MKNVTTAIAALAFSAGAAFADNPIVLNAVGTWSSLTNYQKHEEPFFNTRLSEASGGTIVGKIQSQSGLGLKGFEIMRLVKNGVFDFAFGLPGYVAAENAIFEGADLSTLTQDIDTQRRVSDSYYPTLEKSFAEIYNAKLLMLYPFPSQTLWCNGEVNGIEDLKGKKIRVYSTTLGDFVEGVGGTSVTVSFSEVIPALEKGVVDCAITGTMSAYTAKWNQVATHAYTLRVGWGLAFGAMNMDKWNSLSADQQTLLQTEIASLTDAMWAETATEDDVAIACITGGECAIGEAGSMTLVEPTAADLATRDTIATDVILARWAERCGAECAANWNKTVGPILGLTAAAK; translated from the coding sequence ATGAAAAATGTTACAACAGCTATCGCGGCTTTGGCCTTCAGCGCCGGTGCAGCCTTTGCTGACAATCCCATAGTTTTGAACGCAGTGGGCACATGGTCCAGCCTGACCAACTATCAAAAACACGAAGAGCCGTTTTTTAACACACGCCTGAGCGAAGCATCTGGCGGCACGATCGTCGGAAAAATCCAATCCCAATCCGGCCTTGGCCTTAAGGGCTTTGAGATCATGCGCTTGGTCAAAAACGGTGTGTTCGATTTTGCCTTTGGTTTGCCCGGCTACGTGGCCGCAGAAAACGCCATCTTTGAAGGTGCGGACCTGTCGACATTGACCCAGGATATTGACACCCAGCGCAGGGTTTCAGACTCTTACTATCCAACCTTGGAAAAATCGTTCGCTGAGATTTATAATGCCAAATTGCTGATGCTTTACCCTTTCCCAAGCCAGACATTGTGGTGCAACGGCGAAGTGAACGGCATCGAGGATCTGAAGGGTAAAAAGATCCGCGTTTATTCCACAACCCTCGGTGATTTTGTCGAAGGCGTTGGCGGCACATCGGTCACTGTGTCTTTCTCCGAAGTTATTCCGGCCTTGGAAAAAGGTGTTGTTGACTGCGCAATCACCGGCACAATGTCAGCCTACACTGCAAAATGGAACCAAGTTGCGACACATGCCTACACTCTGCGAGTGGGTTGGGGGCTGGCATTTGGGGCCATGAACATGGACAAATGGAACAGCCTGTCAGCAGATCAGCAAACCTTGCTTCAGACAGAAATCGCCAGTTTGACGGATGCAATGTGGGCTGAAACGGCGACCGAAGATGATGTTGCAATTGCCTGTATTACAGGCGGGGAATGCGCAATTGGCGAGGCGGGTTCGATGACATTGGTCGAACCAACAGCCGCAGATCTGGCGACCCGTGACACCATCGCGACTGACGTTATTCTTGCCCGGTGGGCAGAGCGTTGTGGTGCTGAGTGTGCCGCAAACTGGAACAAAACTGTTGGTCCAATCCTGGGTCTGACAGCGGCAGCCAAGTAA
- a CDS encoding Lrp/AsnC family transcriptional regulator, translated as MDQSDYKLLGVLQKNARTPIQDLADHIGASTASVQRRLKVMRDAGVIQKEVAVLDQQKLGFGITAVVSVELERDRLDQIDAFKRKARQDRQVTNFYCIAGDADFVMIVVAKDIEDYESFTHRFFFSDKNVRKFRTSIVISTEKATLELPI; from the coding sequence ATGGATCAGTCTGACTATAAGTTATTGGGCGTTTTGCAGAAAAATGCGCGAACTCCAATACAAGATTTGGCAGACCATATCGGAGCATCTACAGCGTCTGTACAGAGACGGTTAAAAGTGATGCGTGATGCCGGAGTTATCCAAAAGGAAGTCGCAGTTTTAGATCAGCAGAAACTGGGCTTTGGCATCACTGCGGTCGTGTCTGTTGAGCTTGAACGGGACCGTTTAGATCAGATTGACGCTTTTAAAAGGAAAGCCCGACAGGATAGGCAGGTGACGAATTTCTACTGTATTGCTGGGGATGCAGACTTCGTTATGATTGTGGTTGCAAAGGACATTGAGGACTACGAATCATTTACGCATAGGTTCTTCTTCTCAGATAAGAACGTCCGTAAATTTCGCACATCGATTGTTATTTCGACCGAGAAAGCGACTCTAGAATTGCCCATCTGA
- a CDS encoding hydantoinase B/oxoprolinase family protein, with the protein MWQFWVDRGGTFTDIVAKTPEGELRTHKLLSENPEVYIDAAVHGIRDLLGLAPNDPIPKGRIGAVKMGTTVATNALLERKGERTLLLITKGMRDLLRIGFQNRPRLFDLDIQLPELLYEDVIEVEERIAADGTVILPLESQKTRDALSRAYCEGYRSVAVALMHSYRYSDHEKQIGDMARQSGFTQVSLSHEASPLIKLVSRGDTAVVDAYLSPILRRYVGQVADALDADKGGCERLMFMRSNGGLTDAALFEGRDAILSGPAGGVVGMVSTATEYGFDKLIGFDMGGTSTDVCHYAGEYERNFETEVAGVRMRAPMMSIHTVAAGGGSILSYRDGRMQVGPESAGANPGPAAYRRGGPLTVTDCNVLLGKLQPDFFPPVFGPNADQPLDFDAVRTKFEAMAIEIGNGLSIEEIAQGFLRIAVENMANAIKKISVQRGYDVTKYTMNCFGGAGGQHACLVADALGMESVFIHPFAGVLSAFGMGLADVRAMREHQFGKGIDQLDDARNVLDQLCADANAEVSSQGIPDSNIKTVRMAHIRPTGAQQTLEVPFATQDEMTQAFEAAHKQRFGFVPEGAKLLIEILSAEAIGETGETVTLTESASGSGTAHTGKMWSEGSLTDTPIVDRTSMRQGDVLQGPAILTEPTGTNILEQGWQAKCIAGGCLVLTRITPLARREAIGTKVDPVMLEVFNNLFMSIADQMGATLANTAYSVNIKERYDFSCAIFDEMGDLVANAPHVPVHLGSMSESVRVILAQNQGKIRPGDVFMMNNPFNGGTHLPDVTVITPIFDTTGKRIIYTVASRGHHADIGGKTPGSAPPDSRTIDDEGVLIDNFLLVEQGQLRNEQARALLASGKYPCRNIDQNMADLSAQIAANTTGQIELQKITDQFGVRTVHAYMTHVQKNAEESVRRVLDVLHDSKFTYPLDSGDQIKVAISVNKRERIATIDFTGTSPQNEWNYNAPLAICRAVVLYVFRTLVGSDIPMNEGCLKPLTLIVPKGSMINPDSPAAVISGNTEVSQAIADTLYGALGVIAGSQGTMNNFVYGNDSYQNYETICGGAGAGNGFHGTSAVHSHMTNTRMTDPEVLETRFPVRLDEFSIRRGSGGLGKFCGGDGIVRRLRFLEATTVTVLSSHRKVQPHGAMGGSSGAVGENSIERENGQIEMLNGNDEANMMPSDVFVLKSPGGGGFGPTCNLSDVST; encoded by the coding sequence ATGTGGCAATTTTGGGTCGACCGCGGAGGCACTTTTACCGATATCGTTGCCAAGACGCCAGAAGGGGAGCTGCGCACGCATAAACTGCTGTCTGAAAACCCCGAGGTCTATATCGATGCCGCCGTACATGGCATTCGTGATCTACTTGGCCTTGCCCCCAACGATCCAATCCCCAAGGGCCGCATAGGCGCAGTCAAAATGGGTACAACCGTCGCCACCAACGCGCTGCTTGAGCGCAAAGGCGAGCGAACGCTGCTTCTCATCACTAAAGGTATGCGTGATCTTCTGCGCATTGGGTTCCAAAACCGGCCCCGATTGTTTGACCTCGATATCCAACTGCCAGAACTGCTGTATGAAGATGTGATTGAGGTTGAAGAGCGCATCGCGGCAGATGGCACAGTCATTTTGCCACTCGAAAGCCAAAAAACACGCGATGCGCTGTCGCGCGCTTACTGTGAAGGCTACCGCTCTGTCGCAGTGGCGTTGATGCACAGTTACCGGTATTCAGATCATGAGAAGCAGATCGGCGACATGGCACGCCAATCCGGCTTTACGCAAGTGTCACTCAGCCACGAGGCCAGCCCCTTGATCAAGCTGGTTTCGCGCGGCGACACAGCCGTTGTCGATGCCTACCTCTCTCCCATCCTGCGGCGCTACGTCGGCCAGGTTGCAGATGCCTTGGACGCCGACAAAGGCGGATGTGAACGCCTGATGTTCATGCGATCAAACGGTGGATTGACAGACGCCGCCCTTTTTGAGGGCCGCGACGCGATCCTGTCGGGGCCCGCGGGCGGCGTTGTCGGCATGGTCAGCACGGCAACTGAATATGGTTTTGACAAGCTTATCGGGTTCGATATGGGCGGCACATCAACCGATGTTTGCCATTACGCAGGGGAATATGAGCGCAATTTTGAAACTGAAGTGGCAGGCGTACGGATGCGTGCGCCAATGATGTCCATTCATACAGTCGCGGCTGGCGGCGGGTCGATCTTGTCGTATCGCGATGGGCGGATGCAAGTTGGTCCAGAAAGCGCTGGTGCCAACCCTGGCCCAGCCGCATATCGGCGCGGCGGCCCTTTAACTGTCACCGATTGCAATGTCTTGCTAGGCAAACTGCAACCAGATTTTTTCCCACCGGTTTTCGGCCCGAACGCGGATCAGCCGTTGGATTTCGACGCGGTCCGAACCAAATTTGAAGCCATGGCGATTGAGATTGGCAACGGCCTGTCTATCGAAGAGATCGCCCAAGGTTTCTTGCGGATCGCAGTCGAAAATATGGCAAATGCGATTAAGAAAATCAGTGTCCAACGCGGCTATGACGTTACCAAATACACTATGAACTGCTTTGGCGGTGCGGGCGGCCAGCATGCTTGTTTGGTGGCGGATGCATTAGGGATGGAAAGCGTCTTCATTCATCCATTTGCCGGTGTGTTATCCGCCTTTGGAATGGGGCTTGCAGATGTGCGTGCCATGCGGGAACATCAGTTTGGTAAAGGCATCGACCAACTTGACGATGCTCGCAATGTCCTTGACCAACTGTGCGCGGATGCAAATGCAGAAGTGAGCAGTCAAGGTATACCCGACAGCAATATCAAAACCGTAAGAATGGCGCATATCCGCCCCACTGGCGCACAACAAACTCTAGAGGTGCCATTCGCAACTCAAGACGAGATGACCCAAGCGTTTGAAGCAGCGCATAAACAGCGGTTCGGGTTTGTCCCTGAAGGGGCCAAATTGTTGATCGAAATCCTGTCAGCCGAGGCCATCGGGGAGACGGGCGAAACTGTAACCCTGACCGAAAGCGCCAGCGGTTCAGGCACAGCGCACACAGGTAAAATGTGGTCCGAAGGCTCATTGACAGACACGCCAATCGTTGACCGCACAAGCATGCGTCAAGGGGACGTGCTGCAGGGTCCTGCGATCCTGACGGAACCAACTGGCACCAACATTTTGGAACAAGGTTGGCAAGCCAAATGCATCGCAGGCGGTTGCCTTGTTCTGACACGGATCACGCCACTGGCCCGCCGAGAGGCGATTGGCACCAAGGTAGATCCCGTAATGCTTGAAGTCTTTAACAACCTGTTCATGTCCATCGCCGACCAGATGGGAGCGACGCTCGCCAACACCGCATATTCTGTAAATATCAAAGAGCGGTACGACTTTTCCTGTGCGATCTTTGATGAAATGGGCGACCTGGTCGCAAATGCGCCGCATGTGCCGGTTCATTTGGGGTCAATGTCCGAAAGCGTGCGGGTCATTTTGGCACAAAACCAAGGCAAAATCAGGCCCGGTGATGTGTTCATGATGAACAACCCGTTTAATGGTGGCACGCATTTGCCAGATGTTACGGTGATCACCCCGATTTTTGACACGACGGGTAAGCGGATAATCTACACCGTTGCCAGTCGCGGACACCATGCGGATATTGGCGGCAAAACTCCGGGTTCAGCCCCGCCTGACAGCAGAACTATCGATGACGAAGGCGTTCTGATCGACAACTTTCTCTTGGTTGAACAAGGCCAGCTGCGAAACGAACAAGCCCGCGCGTTACTAGCCTCAGGTAAATACCCGTGCCGCAACATTGATCAAAACATGGCGGACCTTTCAGCGCAAATCGCGGCAAACACCACGGGTCAAATTGAGTTGCAGAAAATCACTGATCAATTCGGTGTTCGAACCGTACACGCCTATATGACCCACGTTCAAAAGAATGCCGAAGAAAGCGTGCGACGGGTGTTGGATGTGCTTCATGACAGCAAATTCACCTATCCACTCGACAGCGGCGACCAGATCAAAGTCGCAATCTCCGTCAACAAAAGAGAACGGATCGCGACCATTGATTTCACCGGTACTTCGCCCCAAAATGAATGGAATTACAACGCGCCGCTGGCGATTTGTCGCGCGGTTGTCCTTTATGTGTTTCGCACTTTGGTCGGCAGTGACATTCCCATGAACGAGGGCTGCCTAAAGCCATTGACCCTTATTGTGCCCAAGGGAAGCATGATCAATCCCGACTCCCCTGCCGCCGTCATTTCGGGCAATACAGAGGTCAGTCAGGCAATAGCCGACACGCTTTACGGCGCACTAGGTGTGATCGCGGGCAGCCAAGGAACAATGAATAATTTCGTCTACGGAAACGACAGCTATCAGAACTACGAAACCATTTGCGGTGGGGCTGGTGCGGGGAACGGATTTCATGGAACAAGTGCCGTTCATAGCCATATGACCAACACCCGCATGACCGATCCAGAAGTCTTAGAAACACGCTTTCCCGTGCGCCTTGATGAATTTTCGATACGCAGAGGGTCAGGCGGACTTGGAAAATTCTGCGGTGGTGATGGAATTGTTAGACGATTACGTTTTCTTGAAGCAACGACCGTTACGGTTTTGTCATCTCATCGTAAAGTCCAGCCACACGGTGCTATGGGCGGCAGTTCTGGCGCAGTTGGAGAGAACAGTATTGAGCGAGAAAATGGACAGATTGAGATGCTGAACGGTAATGATGAAGCCAACATGATGCCCAGTGATGTGTTTGTTCTGAAGTCTCCTGGCGGCGGTGGGTTTGGGCCTACATGCAACCTGTCTGACGTCAGCACCTAA
- a CDS encoding AzlC family ABC transporter permease has translation MKHGALAILPLAAGAALYGFAFGLLAAQVGFPWWGVALMSSFVHAGSSQIVAVEQFSGTSAVVGAALAGAALNLRYIGIVASLSELLNGLSFRMKLLTIHITGDENWALTMAERAKNPEIGASFLIGSGLVMISVWTGSTTLGAFAGATLPNLEQLGLGFAFTAAFIAMAVGLWRGPANLIPWAASFTVTICAVTLGAPKAYAIVAGAVFGLAVSHIVRSKRKLVL, from the coding sequence ATGAAACATGGTGCTCTCGCAATTCTCCCCCTCGCCGCCGGTGCAGCCCTCTATGGCTTTGCATTTGGCCTATTGGCAGCTCAAGTCGGTTTTCCCTGGTGGGGCGTTGCCCTTATGAGCAGCTTTGTCCATGCTGGATCATCACAGATTGTAGCCGTCGAGCAATTTTCGGGAACGTCCGCGGTGGTCGGAGCGGCTCTCGCAGGTGCCGCTCTAAACCTCCGATACATCGGCATTGTTGCTTCGTTGTCAGAGCTTCTGAATGGGCTTTCATTTCGCATGAAGTTGCTGACAATCCATATCACTGGCGACGAAAACTGGGCCTTAACAATGGCGGAGCGGGCTAAGAATCCTGAAATAGGGGCCAGTTTTTTGATCGGCTCAGGGCTTGTGATGATCTCAGTCTGGACAGGCTCGACAACGCTCGGGGCGTTTGCAGGGGCAACGCTGCCAAACCTTGAGCAACTCGGGTTAGGTTTCGCATTCACCGCTGCCTTCATTGCGATGGCGGTGGGGCTATGGCGCGGCCCGGCAAACCTCATTCCGTGGGCCGCCAGCTTCACAGTCACAATCTGCGCTGTCACCTTGGGCGCACCGAAGGCATACGCCATTGTCGCAGGAGCTGTCTTCGGTCTCGCTGTTTCCCATATTGTTAGAAGCAAAAGAAAGCTCGTATTGTGA
- a CDS encoding TRAP transporter small permease subunit, with amino-acid sequence MLERLLNNTRTLSLWLTWLGGSLIVLSAFLVTVEVFLRKVFNVSIGGADEISGYAFGVATALALSYALFERAHIRVDALLGVFPKSLHGVINLFGMLMLIGFASVVVYNVWSLVGDTLNNGSRSITPMRVPLALPQIPWLLGWMFFVFSGALISLVAVKRMIQGDVAGTQDLIGVKSLDEQIEDETV; translated from the coding sequence ATGTTAGAGCGATTGCTAAACAACACCCGCACCCTCAGCCTATGGCTCACTTGGTTGGGCGGATCACTGATTGTTTTATCCGCGTTTCTGGTCACCGTCGAAGTATTCTTGCGCAAGGTATTCAATGTCTCCATAGGCGGCGCCGATGAAATTTCCGGTTACGCCTTTGGTGTGGCGACGGCCCTTGCCCTGTCCTACGCATTGTTTGAGCGCGCCCATATTCGCGTCGACGCGCTTCTTGGGGTCTTTCCCAAATCCTTGCACGGGGTGATCAACCTGTTTGGCATGCTGATGCTGATCGGCTTTGCCTCAGTCGTTGTCTACAATGTTTGGTCCCTGGTCGGTGACACGCTGAACAACGGATCGCGCTCTATCACGCCGATGCGGGTGCCGCTGGCCCTGCCTCAAATTCCCTGGCTTCTGGGGTGGATGTTCTTCGTCTTTTCCGGAGCCCTGATCAGCCTTGTTGCGGTTAAGCGCATGATCCAAGGCGATGTTGCCGGCACCCAAGACCTGATCGGTGTCAAATCCCTCGACGAACAAATCGAAGACGAGACGGTATAA
- a CDS encoding LysR family transcriptional regulator yields MTFDQIKTFLWVARLGGFRKAAERLHLSQPAVSTRISNLEEELRVPLFERGLGEVVLTKHGTLLLSYAEQMLFVEEEIKQRVANPSETEGLFRVGASETIAQAWLPEFLKAFSTQYPRVNVDLTVDISLNLRSALLERRLDLVFLMGPVSEFSVENVELPPFDLHWYRSTQNDETDLSAIPVISYSSKTRPYRELMSELSRRIGPQMRVYASASLSASLKMIAAGIAVGPYPRALADDFLQSGQIVEFDPGFRPQPLEFTASYLSEPRSFLVENSAEIARGVARDWDSSHPR; encoded by the coding sequence ATGACCTTTGACCAAATCAAAACATTCCTTTGGGTTGCTCGCCTTGGTGGCTTTCGCAAAGCAGCGGAGCGCTTGCATCTATCCCAACCCGCTGTGTCAACACGCATTTCCAATCTCGAGGAGGAACTTCGTGTTCCTTTATTCGAACGTGGACTAGGGGAAGTTGTTTTAACCAAACACGGCACGCTTTTGTTATCATACGCTGAGCAAATGTTGTTTGTTGAAGAAGAGATCAAACAACGTGTGGCAAATCCATCTGAAACAGAGGGACTTTTCCGCGTCGGTGCATCTGAAACCATCGCGCAGGCTTGGTTACCTGAATTTTTGAAGGCTTTCAGTACGCAATACCCTAGGGTCAATGTTGATCTTACGGTTGATATCTCATTGAACTTGCGTTCAGCCCTTCTGGAACGCCGTTTGGACCTTGTTTTCCTGATGGGCCCCGTGTCCGAATTCTCTGTCGAAAATGTCGAGTTGCCGCCTTTCGATTTGCACTGGTATCGCTCGACCCAAAACGACGAAACTGATCTGAGTGCTATTCCGGTCATTTCATATTCGAGTAAGACCCGCCCTTATAGAGAGCTTATGTCAGAATTGTCACGCCGTATTGGCCCCCAAATGCGGGTCTATGCATCGGCCTCTTTGTCAGCCAGTTTGAAAATGATAGCAGCGGGAATCGCTGTTGGTCCTTACCCGCGTGCATTGGCCGATGATTTTTTGCAGTCCGGACAAATCGTTGAATTTGATCCAGGATTTCGGCCCCAGCCATTAGAGTTTACAGCCTCATACCTTTCGGAACCACGCAGCTTTCTTGTTGAAAACAGTGCGGAAATTGCAAGAGGTGTCGCGCGCGACTGGGACAGCTCGCACCCCAGGTAG
- a CDS encoding TRAP transporter large permease, whose amino-acid sequence MLVKTLLILLALIGLAVPIAASLGWLGLILQFTDSAMPLHRAISDMAWQTSTDFLLVAIPMFVMMGEILLRAGITERMYDGIVKWVGWLPGGLMHSNIGSSALFAATSGSSVATAATIGTVAVPQIEKRGYNESLFLGTIAAGGTLGILIPPSINLILYGLLTNTSVPELYLAGFIPGFLLALLFMGTIVVACMIKPEWGGEKLRHTWGERLRALPALIPPLGIFVVVVGSIYAGLATPTEAAALGVVASMLLAAINGKMSIDMMRQAIEGTMRTTAMIMLIIIAAVFLNFVLSIIGLTQALTDFVTGLGWTPMQTMLMIVAVLILIGCFMETLSMLLTMAPLITPIVVALGFDPVWFGILLMVLLETALITPPIGINLYVVQGIRKSGPMIDVIKGALPFVVTMFVMLGLLLIFPNLALWLPSLFY is encoded by the coding sequence ATGCTTGTGAAAACACTGCTTATCCTGCTGGCCCTGATTGGTCTGGCGGTTCCGATTGCTGCCTCGCTTGGTTGGTTGGGCCTGATCCTGCAATTCACTGATAGCGCCATGCCATTGCACCGCGCCATTTCAGATATGGCGTGGCAAACCTCAACCGACTTCTTGCTGGTGGCGATCCCGATGTTTGTGATGATGGGTGAGATTTTGCTGCGCGCAGGTATCACCGAGCGCATGTATGATGGCATCGTCAAATGGGTGGGCTGGCTGCCGGGTGGCTTGATGCATTCCAACATCGGCTCCTCTGCATTATTCGCGGCAACCTCTGGATCATCCGTGGCGACGGCCGCGACAATTGGCACCGTTGCCGTGCCGCAAATTGAAAAACGTGGCTACAACGAAAGCTTGTTTCTCGGCACAATTGCTGCGGGCGGCACTTTGGGCATCTTGATCCCACCCTCGATCAACCTCATCCTTTATGGCCTGCTGACCAACACCTCAGTTCCGGAACTGTACCTGGCGGGCTTTATCCCCGGGTTCCTTCTGGCGCTTCTTTTCATGGGGACCATTGTCGTGGCCTGTATGATCAAGCCCGAATGGGGGGGAGAAAAGCTGCGCCACACATGGGGCGAACGGCTCCGGGCGCTGCCCGCTTTGATCCCGCCATTGGGTATCTTCGTTGTGGTCGTCGGCTCCATCTATGCTGGCCTCGCCACCCCGACCGAGGCTGCGGCCTTGGGGGTTGTCGCCTCTATGCTGCTGGCCGCAATCAACGGCAAAATGTCCATCGACATGATGCGCCAGGCCATTGAAGGCACCATGCGGACCACAGCCATGATCATGCTGATCATTATTGCAGCGGTGTTCTTGAACTTTGTCCTGTCGATCATCGGCCTGACGCAGGCATTGACGGATTTCGTGACAGGGTTGGGCTGGACGCCGATGCAAACGATGCTGATGATCGTCGCCGTCCTGATCTTGATCGGCTGCTTTATGGAAACGCTGTCCATGCTCTTGACCATGGCACCGTTGATTACACCCATCGTGGTTGCACTAGGGTTTGACCCCGTCTGGTTCGGCATACTGCTAATGGTCTTGCTAGAGACCGCGCTGATCACACCGCCCATCGGCATCAATCTCTATGTCGTGCAGGGCATCCGAAAATCTGGGCCAATGATCGATGTGATCAAAGGAGCGCTGCCGTTTGTCGTCACGATGTTTGTGATGCTGGGCCTGCTGTTGATCTTCCCGAACCTCGCGCTTTGGTTGCCATCTTTGTTCTACTAA